Part of the Plasmodium vinckei vinckei genome assembly, chromosome: PVVCY_13 genome, TCTTTTGAAAAGCGAGTGTAGCAGTTTAAGTATGCAAAagtatataatgaaatatagacaaaaatataattgaataaaaaatcaagtactatatataaatatatatttatatatatgcacatataagaaaaaatatatatatatgtaataattattagcatcacatttttttaactacTATCAAGTATATAGACATAATGCATTTCCTAATGAAATAAGCGATTTTTCGTAAACATTTTGTAATACAAAAAAGCTTCATTCATTATTGCATAGTGCTCATATTATATAGccataaaattgtttaaatataattatatgttttataaataattcaatgataataaaaaatatatattttttaatatgccATTTCAGTTATAATAATgttgaataatatattttttttagtatttattaacttttatataataggGTCGTGTATATACGAGTAAGCATGCTATATGTCCTTGTaacaaaaacaattattatatttattcatttatgataacaaataaatgcttataaaaaacttttttttgtcattaTTGTGTAAAAATCTTCAAAAGAAATTTCTCCTTCACCTTTTGAATCAGCACGATCAATCATATCTCTTAATTCTTCATCAGTTAATGTTTCTCCTAATTCTTTTGCAActctttttaaattttttaaagaaatcGATCCTGTCTTATCATCATCAAAAAGGTTAAATATTCTTTGAATTCCTTCCCTTGTATCTTTATTTCcctattaaaaaaaaaatgcatatatttttaaaactgTATTTTGCTGGAAGAAAAATCATTATATCAccacaaaaataaatgcacACACACACAAATGTATGTACTGtaatatgtattaaaatatttatgccTTTCTTATTTTGCTGTATTACCAATTTGGAAGTTATGACTTCCATAAACTCTTCAAAATCAATTGACGAATAACCGTCTTTTTCCAAATCTGCTATCATTCTAAATATCATAGGATTTTTTACATCCAATCCTAAACTTTGCATAGcacattttatttcttttggGTCAATTGTTCctgtatttaaaaaaaaaaaaaaaaaaaaatatatttagctAGCTAGctaaaaacaattttttaaatatagcGAAAGTTGGCtatgttatattattacacatgctgataaataatatttataccaGTTCCATCAGTATccaataaattaaaagctTCTCTTATTTCTTCAATTTCATCTTCAGTAAAACCTGGACGTTCTGTAAAACTCTTTTCATATCTTCTTCTTATAGACGTATTTTCTGTCATTACTCtatatatagtaaaaaaaaaagttaaataaatatgtgtgttaatatatgttcttcattaaataatacaattatGTTGAATAAATGTGTACACATATGTGTGCACTGTtaagtatatatagtaaTTAGGTTTAATATCAgttcaattatttttttcatgatTGTATTTACCCTTctataaatgtattttataatataaaggaAAAGAGAGGGATAACGAGActggaaatatataatttctttatctatttatatttattatttttctttttattattaacaaaatagtGTACGATTCATATATCCATAATATGTTTTAGTAATAACTACAATTATTTCGATTTCGtgtattatttctttttaatatttataaataatatattagtccaatttttttttttattttgcaaAAATTTGGAAATATTTCGAAAGTTTTAGAAATAATTTGAAACGTTTTGAAATGTTTCATAAATTTagcaatttttataaaattactattttatcaaattaaaaacaatttctctaaaaaaaataaataataaatacaaattaacGTGTATTGTCCCCTTCAAAATACAGtactaaataatatatatacatattgcatagataattatatattatttccatatagtgaatgaatatatatatatatatatatgcataccCGGATGcgataaattataatcCCTATTCTTTTGTCATCACTTAATAGcgttaaaaataataaaaaaaaaatataatttatctttataaaattttttatgaataattttttgaaggTGTGAGTATTTTGCTAttcaataatttaaaaaaactttgcatattttcaaaaataaaaaaggcggaaaatatattatgtaaatatgtgtatattttcACCACTCACACATTATACCAATTTTTTACCATTACCAAagttaaaattattttattttacgaGTTTAATTATGTATGACAAATACACTGCTATTGTAATATAAACATTCTTTCTAATATCcccaaaaaattttaatggaaattttataatacacTTATGCATTTCATTATGTagggaaaatattttttttatttatttccatcTTTACATTTAGCTTAAATGcgtttaaaaatattttattcaaacCATTTCTATAAGGTGTAAGTTTTCGAAAACcattaatgaaatattacaaGCATGTCTTTATGGTTATATGCTTTAAACATAccataaaaacaaaaatatataaagtaaaaaaagataaaaattttaactATTTCGTTTGTTTCTTAACATGTGTGCACATACATGTATGTACCCATTAAATCTACATTGACTTTTCAatactatttattattatcaccATATGCAAAATGCATAATTTTAAGCACACAATCTTTTTGCCTAAATCctaatgcatataataaaaaaaccatgcatatattaaaagtaAATGCTGTAAaatctatattttaaatattatcatgTAGTAAATAACTTATAACATACTGCatgattaataaaaataacgaTGATAAGTCTGTCCATAAATTTGGATATGCAAATGCCACAATTCACATACTTacaaattatacaaaaaaagaatgaaAAGACAAAGAAATGTCAAAATcgaaattttataaattaaaaaaaaaaaaaatatactacAAAAATGTGGTTATTATGTGTGCCTAAAAAGCTCAAATATCTAGGGCattcaaatatatagcctacaaaaatataaaatgaaatatatataacacatataaatatggtaTTTTTACTAGTTTGAATAAATGCAATAATACAAAGGATTGCAAACATATCATACATATTTgtgattatttaaaaatttgttaaaatatttagtCATACTTCCTTAATTAAATAGGTTATTTCTGAAACGtctttgcatttttttatatttccatttatatatgataataaatttttatcagAAGGATTTATTTCCACATGTACATTGTCAGACTGAATGTTACTCACATGAAATTGTGTCGTTCTACGTATTgtctgaaaaaaaaaaaaaaaaaaaaaaaaaaaaaattaaaaatagttcTTAAAATATAACCATAAATGTGGACAAAAATTAGCTTACTTTAAATTCtaagataataaaattatcagTTCTTTGCACAATTTTTAAAGGAGACAATTGtgttgtttttatatttctttcaAGAGCTTTTATGctaaaaagtaaaataaataaacaagttatatatatttatgtgtgcataaatatattcgttcatatataaaaataacatgaACGTACATAACAAAATTGTATgcttatttaaattttattttttcattctttttacttttcttctaataatttaatcCTTTCTTTGCAATCTAAATCATCGGAGAAATTTATGTCAATTtcttttctcttttttttcatatatgtatCATACTTTTCAATCTTTTCAGTAATctacaaatattttattttcaaaaaaaggcaacaaaatatattcacatGCATGTTCATATTTGTATGCACACTTAGCTAGCCATTACATTTCTTATACCTTGTTAATATCGTTTTTTAGTTTGGTTATTGTCTCATCCATTTCGTTATtctgaataaatataaaatttaaaaaaaatgaatataacaGTAGAAATATAAccaattattatataataaaaataagctCAAATGAAGTATACTaatcaaattaaaatttgttataAATAGGTAGTCatactattatataatttttttatttttaccttttctttgtttttttcaaaaatttcATCATATTCTTTTACTTTTTCTTCCAATTCTAACTTTTTTAGCCTTTCTTGCTCAAACtctattttttgatttctTTCAGTTaatctaaaaaaataaacaataacAATATGATTAAATTGTgctatatttatgtacGTTCATTGTCaaagcataaaaatatatatacataaacaCAGACACACAATCACGTATCAAGTTTGATTATTCTTACTTTAgttttaaattttccaCATGTGTGTTGAAGAAAGAATCGGCTGAAAATAAGGTATTAACAGCCtctataaaaaagaaaaacatatatacatttattgggatatgcatatattttttaggcGTAGCTGTAATTGTTGATTATGCCAATGCTAAAGTATAAATTTACCAGCAGTATTATTAAACAAGAGATctaataaatttgaaatatCATTTTCCAATTGTTTTACTTGAGgtttatcattatattgTTTACATTGTCTAACAAGTTTTTCATAAGATTCAATAATTGCTTCTTGTTCTTTATTACTAAGGTGCATATTACCAAAGtcattaatttgttttatataatttataaaattttgacataaattataaagtgtttttattaaatcttCATCAACTTCATCTTctaaatcatttttattttctttcgTGTCTTTTATGAAtgtgaatatattattaaagttttcaaaaaatgaattaaatatatcattttttgaaagTTCATTACTATTTCTTAAGTTtgcattatatttatcatcatCTTTTTTAACAGATCCAAAATTGCTAGGTATGTTATTTTTCGTCGACATCGTTATTTGCTCCATCATGACAATTcaataattcaaaaaattattaattttataataatatgaaattaTCTGATAAATGGTTGTTGaaattttacatatatatatgcatatgtgtgtgtatatatatgattaatgcttgaacatattttatctcAAATACTTGAGATCAATCTGTATGTGATCATTGTTCTTCGTCTTTCTACTTTTATacccttttttatattttaaatcatcatatttttttacaaacaaaaaaatgtttacttaaataatgaaaaaatatattttttttgctggcttaaaattgtatgaaaaaaaaataacaaactAGTTATGTCCACATATATGCTATACGTATTTTCTGTTTCGAGTAataatacacatatataccATATAAATGTGATAATGTGAAAGCAACTTAAGTATTAACCTTTGtgcaatttttatatattattttttcaaaaaattatttattttgtattgaaaaaataattagcattaaaaaagataaaataatataatgagtaaatgaaaatataaataatgataacaaaaaaataataataaatgtctaaaaaaggaaaaatataattaaacaaTGATAAATCATGAAAATGCGAACAAAGGCAAAAAGAAAGTAATTAATCACAccataatacaaaataaaatatatcaaatggattaaattaaaagaggatatttttttatttttactaatattttttttttctcattgTCATATTTCCAATGTGAGAAAATATGCACTTTAAATTTGTTCGTCATTATTATagtgtaaaatatttttgtggAACTTAAAATTTGCATACTAATTTtgcattataaatattattttatttattttttttataaaaaaatatatttatataaattaaaattccagtttaaatataagaaattAACCAATCTTATTTTAGTGTAAaactaatatattttataccattgttttttttttctttttttacagctactatactatttttatgctGTTGCTGCCaatcatattttacatataataagaGCAAACATAATATcccaatattttatattctttgtGTTTagtaaaaatggaaaaatattcatacaCGTAAAGTATCATTAATAAATGGCCCCTTGTAcgtttgtaaaaaataactatAATTTACCATTTACCctaaaaaatcaaatagccaaattaataaatatactcacataaatataattaaaaaatgcatcCCTTGTTCAGACAAaacacataaaatatacatatttgtgCGCATCCTtgcatttgtttttttaagtatGCTACTAGTGTTTGCGCATTTGTAAGCATATATGCCATATATGCAACATTTATGTGAAGTTTCcgaaaaatatgaaaaaaaaattgtataatttaatCCTTAAAAGAAATTACACACGTTGTGGCGGTTTAAGGAGACCACAAAAAGTAACCAATGACCCAGAAAGTATTAATAGAAAGGTTTATTGGTGTTTTGAACATAAACCTGTTAGAAGGACtgtaattaatttaatattttcccATAATGAACTAAAAAACTTTTCAACTCTTTTAAGAAATACAAAtggttattttttaattttccatTATTCTAATTAGtctaataattatatgcaaATAGCCAATTTACACCTTCGCTAGTGTGTGCAAcgttatttattattttttttttttttttagctaGCTCATCGCTAATTCATGAGCTGTCATTGGAAGGGCCGTATACGGGATTTCTTCCTTCAGACGAGGCCTTAAATTTATTGAGTGCAAATAgcttaaataaattatataatgatgataataaaatgtctgaatttgttttaaatcattttaCTAAAGGTTTATGGATGTATAGAGATTTATATGGCTCATCCTATCAGCCCGTTAGTAAACCAAacttattgaaaaaattattaacatgcaatattatttacacaTTCATATGAACagcaatatattttgatgaattttttttcatactacatattttttcacttttcaCATTTTCAGTGGCTCATATACAACGAAAAACGAGACGCCCcagaaaaattaacaacTTTAATAAACAACGatataattgtaaaaataaaaggggaatttaaaaattgcgatcattctatatatttaaatgaagcaaaaattataagaCCCAATATGAAATGCCATAATGGGATAATTCATATCATAGATAAaccaataattttttagtaCCATTCAAACAAAATTTCCATATGTTATTTTAGCAaacataattaaataattacatattaatataattaatttatatatataactattttttatgcacattttttatcCCCTTTATTGTGTCtttgtattttcattttaaagGAAATTAGTTTGTTCCCTTGGGAACTATATATGCTCATAcatatgtttattattactaactttaaatttataaaacaaaaaaaatgaaaaaaaaaataaaataatgacaatatataataaaaataacaatggCAAACACGAAATGCCGAATTATCAAATTCggaaattaaatattagcATATTCCACCCAACacattttaaatgaaaaattaaggaatatatttaaaagtgCTAGCTAGGAATACTCTTTAATTagctatataaataaaaaaaaaacataacgCGATAAATACGCGAAATTtagcaaataaataattttcatacTTTCCCTAATGGTGATGCCTAATTgctttaaaatattcaacCAATAAATTATGCGCATTCAatccattattttttacaagttttatttcaaataaatttggCCAAAACTTCCCAGTTACTAGTAAATTGGGAATACCCTCCTTACTATTTACTGGATTTATTGCAATTCCGTTTAAGAAGGATTCCCTACTTCTTCCAACGGCTTCCTATAAAgttaaaaagaaagaaattGTGTATCAGCATGTGTATCACCATGTGTATGCTCTATTTGGTGTGCCACGactgtaaaaataatgaaataaaaagggaatatgcaaaaaatgACTATAcgtatattatattgttaCCTTATTTGTGTTATGATCAATTAATCCAGTAagattaattattttaagaCATGATCCTTTAGATATATCAATTTCgattattaaatttgtcataaatatgttagcataaattgttttttcttGTAAATGGTATTCCAATTCATTAACATGCTTCATAGTAAATCCAGCACAtgtaactttttttttgttaattatatttattttatttacttttttaaaattatttggaATCTctaattcatataaaaattcatttcCTGATGTTGCCCataatttttgataatttgCAAATTTACCATTTCTTAAATCTTGAATAGAATGAATAGGATCTAAATTTGAAGTCAGTCCATATCCAACTAACTCATGTTCAAATGtgttatataattcaaatgtattataatcaaatactaatatagtgttttctttatatgtcaatacaaatataaattttctatatgTTTCAGGTTCAATAACTATTGCTATACCTTCtgcaaaataattatttgttatattataaaaacgCTCTGTTGAACCTGTTTTTAGATTAAATCTTCTTAAATAGCTAACTGCATATAATCCTGATGATTCAATTAATGTATTACcatctatatataataagccTTGAGTAAAAGGATGATTGGTTGTATATCTTTGATGAACTATTGAATCCACATTTGCTTGCTGTCCAACTGTTGGATCATGAACATgctcatatttatttaatatttcatatgTATAAACCCCTATATCAATAGGATACCCACTATTCCCATTTAAAGTAAAATGAagaattaacaaaattgtAGCAGCTATTAGCATACAAATGATTATCACAAGGACCACCACCTTTTTCACAGATCTGCAAAAACACATtgtaaaattgttttttttatgttaaaaaaatgtttaatttTAAGACGCTATCTACATGCACAAGCAGactaaatatgtatatatatatattgaattGGTAAATAAGTTtgaattgtatatattataatatattcataaataatatatacatattgtGTATATGTGCACAACTGATAAACACACATGAATTGCGTAATCAGACAAATATTTCCataattgaaaattttttattttttaaaacgataatgaaaattaaagaGAACccttaaataaatttatgcaTGCTCTCATCATAAATCAAAATGTAACTAATTAAACAAATGAGTAgacaaattaataaatatattcataaacaATATGTAAtgaaacaattttaaaaaaatcaactacatttacaataaattgtaaaaaaataaatacattttttcaattttcattttttgttttcaaaCAAAGTCAATTTACATACATGTCTCATTTTAATTGtaatataatttgataAACAAATGATGGAATgctctatatttttttttctcattctcttataaatatgtctatatatatgtgcataCAAAAAGCTGGCATTAATCAGGGCCactaattttaatatggtgatataattatgaacaaaatataaatcaaataaaaaataaattagcaTGTACacaacaaataaaatatatgtctACACATTATATGTACACTTTAGCATTtcttcatatatttataaccttttattttttacaagaTTATTTTCCCGAGCAATATGGgtagctatttttttccttgcAACTAATTTATTTGCCATGTTTAtcaataattttgtttgaCTCCCCccatacttttttttttttggagtATTGGCTTATACTTATTTGGcacacataaaaaaaaatgaagcaAAAAGCTcattatacataaatattttcaaatacaTTACATTAATTCATTTGAGAAAGATTAAgttacttatttttttataaaagtttAATACAgacaattatttaatacataatgtgtatataaatatgtgcatatcttgcatataaaaacaaaacaaattatatatattttccgctactttaaataatgtatatataatttgttttatttttatatgcaagatatgcacatatttattttacaattttaatttatatatattaacattttttaaggCCGTCTCAAAGGTATATTAGTTTCTTTCCCCTTTTATTTCCCTTATTTACACCccttataaatataataaaaaaataaaagaaaatacaaGTACCCTTATATATGTCAACAACTTTGAGGGGAAAAAATACACCAAGCCCATATAGGGAACAAAAGGAAattcacaaaaaaaaagaaaaaaaaaatacagcTTAGAAAAAATGTGCTAGCTAATAGTAAAAGTATTCAATCCAATTTCATTAAATCataattatgtttatttatccATTGTAACAAATcttagtatatatatgttttacgaaaaaaaaaatatttatttaaaaaatgaaaatattattattaaatttttatgccAAAATAAACccattttttaagtatcaaatatatattatgaaatgCATTAGTGGTAGtagtatatttttcttatacaTAGGGATAAAAGTgatatgataattttttgtatatattttttatgaacaccttattatatttaaaaatgtaaaattcCTATTTTATACAAAGTAAAATagttatcaaaaaatattctttaaatatatatttaataatttacatttaaataaatttttttaggaaaaaaatacattttattaatttattttacaaaaaaattcatctatatatttaaatgggTTTTCCTTTAACCCTGATATGGTCTATacttaattaaaatatatccctattaaaatatatagagtTTACTAtttgcatataaatatatacggCAATATAATAGGCACAGTTTAAAGGTCGGTCATTCCAGCttttctatataatatCAATATTTATTGCCAAATTGGCTACTATACTTTCAATATGCATTGCATTATATgaggtatatatatattattacctTCTTAGCCCCATTTTATATCTTCTCCAAATTaccatatattatatttccgggttttttttattaggGGCAGTTCGCACCTTTAACACAACATACGTATTATGAAActgtatatgcatatatatatatatatatacatacataagctttttttatttttttttctataagga contains:
- a CDS encoding centrin-2, putative, with amino-acid sequence MTENTSIRRRYEKSFTERPGFTEDEIEEIREAFNLLDTDGTGTIDPKEIKCAMQSLGLDVKNPMIFRMIADLEKDGYSSIDFEEFMEVITSKLGNKDTREGIQRIFNLFDDDKTGSISLKNLKRVAKELGETLTDEELRDMIDRADSKGEGEISFEDFYTIMTKKSFL
- a CDS encoding heme detoxification protein, putative, which codes for MKKKLYNLILKRNYTRCGGLRRPQKVTNDPESINRKVYWCFEHKPVRRTVINLIFSHNELKNFSTLLRNTNASSSLIHELSLEGPYTGFLPSDEALNLLSANSLNKLYNDDNKMSEFVLNHFTKGLWMYRDLYGSSYQPWLIYNEKRDAPEKLTTLINNDIIVKIKGEFKNCDHSIYLNEAKIIRPNMKCHNGIIHIIDKPIIF
- a CDS encoding glutaminyl-peptide cyclotransferase, putative, encoding MANKLVARKKIATHIARENNLVKNKRSVKKVVVLVIIICMLIAATILLILHFTLNGNSGYPIDIGVYTYEILNKYEHVHDPTVGQQANVDSIVHQRYTTNHPFTQGLLYIDGNTLIESSGLYAVSYLRRFNLKTGSTERFYNITNNYFAEGIAIVIEPETYRKFIFVLTYKENTILVFDYNTFELYNTFEHELVGYGLTSNLDPIHSIQDLRNGKFANYQKLWATSGNEFLYELEIPNNFKKVNKINIINKKKVTCAGFTMKHVNELEYHLQEKTIYANIFMTNLIIEIDISKGSCLKIINLTGLIDHNTNKEAVGRSRESFLNGIAINPVNSKEGIPNLLVTGKFWPNLFEIKLVKNNGLNAHNLLVEYFKAIRHHH